Proteins from a single region of Rana temporaria chromosome 5, aRanTem1.1, whole genome shotgun sequence:
- the LOC120941655 gene encoding uncharacterized protein LOC120941655, with the protein MSRVRKILRSDSSTGLESADSPSPEDPSTSSAGKSGLKAVRSKAYFPFRLLPVDCQLHIFSFLSEIEKCTAAMVCSDWSKLMRTSQLWRVADFMRLGAFLSGMDGVLVSVKEFEKWKEWVHQYAYHLISRGASLLVLRASFDLGDQRAKWAEFLLQFLDSVHCGELQELELNWTLTHLEPLDFYPLGSMAQICLAKTDQFNSFQTLFERLTRTSPKLSRMKLPFDWSEHSVSLLRNFQHLNTLELNYFWVFKSVRPETMQELTRSLPKLKTLILQVLVPVKDLGVAYPIESKSLELLDVSQSRGLVFSHLDLPSLKELRIKKTIRGIILNRRTRVAVQTRWACLYDLLKAGTPQLQVFNSHILLPNWQTHNYLELNEVLLQSCYCIHHTDTWLL; encoded by the coding sequence ATGTCTCGGGTAAGAAAGATCCTGCGGTCGGATTCCTCTACCGGGCTGGAATCTGCAGATTCTCCATCTCCTGAAGACCCATCGACTTCTTCTGCTGGGAAATCCGGGTTGAAAGCGGTCAGGAGCAAGGCTTATTTTCCATTCCGCCTTCTGCCGGTGGACTGCCAGCTACACATCTTCTCTTTCCTCTCCGAAATAGAAAAGTGCACGGCGGCCATGGTGTGCTCGGACTGGAGCAAGCTGATGCGCACTTCGCAGCTTTGGAGGGTGGCGGACTTCATGCGCCTCGGGGCCTTCCTTTCCGGCATGGATGGGGTGCTCGTGTCGGTGAAGGAGTTCGAAAAGTGGAAGGAGTGGGTCCACCAGTACGCTTACCACCTCATTTCCCGCGGTGCCAGCCTGCTCGTCCTTCGCGCCAGTTTCGATTTAGGAGATCAGAGGGCTAAGTGGGCCGAGTTCCTCCTCCAGTTCCTAGACAGCGTTCACTGCGGGGAGCTCCAGGAACTGGAGCTCAACTGGACTCTGACACATTTGGAGCCACTCGATTTCTACCCGCTAGGTAGCATGGCTCAGATCTGTCTTGCCAAGACCGACCAGTTCAACAGCTTCCAGACTCTTTTCGAACGGCTCACCCGCACCTCGCCGAAGCTAAGCCGCATGAAGCTACCTTTCGATTGGTCCGAACACTCGGTGTCCCTTCTTAGAAACTTTCAACATCTCAACACGCTGGAACTCAACTACTTCTGGGTCTTCAAGAGCGTACGGCCGGAAACTATGCAGGAACTCACAAGATCGCTCCCGAAACTAAAGACTTTGATCTTACAAGTTCTGGTCCCGGTGAAGGACTTGGGGGTCGCTTACCCCATAGAATCCAAGTCCTTGGAGCTTTTAGACGTTTCTCAAAGCCGCGGGCTGGTGTTTAGCCACCTGGATTTACCATCTTTGAAGGAATTGAGGATTAAGAAAACGATAAGGGGGATCATCCTCAATCGCAGGACCAGAGTGGCCGTTCAGACTCGCTGGGCTTGTTTGTACGACCTTCTCAAGGCCGGTACTCCTCAGCTTCAGGTGTTCAACTCTCACATATTGCTTCCCAACTGGCAGACTCACAATTACCTAGAACTCAACGAGGTCCTGCTACAATCCTGCTACTGTATACACCACACCGATACCTGGCTGCTCTAA
- the LOC120941370 gene encoding apolipoprotein A-I-like: MAKGDSGGVVQEQRDNVGVVVQEQWDNVGVVVQEQGGNVRVVVQEQGDNVGVVVQEQWDNVGGVVQEQRDNVGVVVQEQWDNVGGVVQEQRDNVGVVIQEQRDNVGVVVQEQWDNVGGVVQEQRDNVGVVVQEHGDNVRVVVQEQGDNVRVIVQEQRDNVRVIVQEQRDNVRVIVQEQRDNVRVIVQEQRDNVRVIVQEQMDNVRVIVQEQRDSVRVIVQEQRDNVRVIVQEQRDNVRVIVQEQRDNVRVIVQEQRGNVRVIVQEQRDSVRVIVQEQRDSVRVIVQEQRDNVRVIVQEQGGNVRAVV; encoded by the exons atggcgaagGGGGACAGTG GAGGGGTAGTACAGGAGCAGAGGGACAATGTAGGAGTGGTAGTACAGGAGCAGTGGGACAATGTAGGAGTGGTAGTACAGGAGCAGGGGGGCAATGTAAGAGTGGTAGTACAGGAGCAGGGAGACAATGTAGGAGTGGTAGTACAGGAGCAGTGGGATAATGTAGGAGGGGTAGTACAGGAGCAGAGGGACAATGTAGGAGTGGTAGTACAGGAGCAGTGGGACAATGTAGGAGGGGTAGTACAGGAGCAGAGGGACAATGTAGGAGTGGTAATACAGGAGCAGAGGGACAATGTAGGAGTGGTAGTACAGGAGCAGTGGGACAATGTAGGAGGGGTAGTACAGGAGCAGAGGGACAATGTAGGAGTGGTAGTACAGGAGCACGGGGACAATGTAAGAGTGGTAGTACAGGAGCAGGGGGACAATGTAAGAGTCATAGTACAGGAGCAGAGGGACAATGTAAGAGTCATAGTACAGGAGCAGAGGGACAATGTAAGAGTCATAGTACAGGAGCAGAGGGACAATGTAAGAGTCATAGTACAGGAGCAGAGGGACAATGTAAGAGTCATAGTACAGGAGCAGATGGACAATGTAAGAGTCATAGTACAGGAGCAGAGGGACAGTGTAAGAGTCATAGTACAGGAGCAGAGGGACAATGTAAGAGTCATAGTACAGGAGCAGAGGGACAATGTAAGAGTCATAGTACAGGAGCAGAGGGACAATGTAAGAGTCATAGTACAGGAGCAGAGGGGCAATGTAAGAGTCATAGTACAGGAGCAGAGGGACAGTGTAAGAGTCATAGTACAGGAGCAGAGGGACAGTGTAAGAGTCATAGTACAGGAGCAGAGGGACAATGTAAGAGTCATAGTACAGGAGCAGGGGGGCAATGTAAGAGCGGTAGTGTAG